The following proteins come from a genomic window of Streptococcus pneumoniae:
- a CDS encoding glutamine synthetase: MEFFHSDSLIFFYTSDDKSNSQKSQEDFSKNK, from the coding sequence ATTGAATTTTTCCATAGTGACTCCTTGATTTTCTTCTACACGTCTGATGATAAATCTAATTCGCAAAAGAGTCAAGAGGATTTTTCGAAAAATAAATAG